A stretch of DNA from Lycium ferocissimum isolate CSIRO_LF1 chromosome 4, AGI_CSIRO_Lferr_CH_V1, whole genome shotgun sequence:
AGTGGTCAAAccccaatacctatttaattagggtattttagtcaaattacttatttttgcgtaggaattagtattttttttaagggaTGTCTGATATTTAAGCCGATCTCTTTTTGAGCGGAGAGAGTAGCATGTAAGTTTTCtttaaatattaaagaattaaaCAAATTTCAACGAAGAAACAGGTAAAGTTTACAACTTTTGCCAAAATTGACATAAGGAATTATAAAGATCCAATTATGTTTTCTAATTTCTCAATCTAACAATTCCCAACCTTTCCTGATAAATTTTCAATGCTTCATATTAACTTCGAATTTGATTATTTATATACCCTTCTCATGCGAATTAACACAACATGATCACGGCGCGACCTCCTTCTGAAGTTTAGTTTTCAGATCATAATTCGGACCAAAAAAGTTGTAATGCTTTTTTTTAAACGAATTTTGATGAGCTAAATGAACTTTAGTATTCTCTGGAGATGAACTTTAACACAAGAATTTTTATAAGAATATACTTTAATGTTAAGCATATCGTTATTGGGTCCATGCACATCACGAGTATCCTTTTAGTTCTTCCATAAGTTCTTATAGTATAATTTACCATAATTtcgttgtatacaatgttgagGGCTAAAATTCTGTTTCTTCGAAAGTTTTGATAAACCCGCAATAAATCACTGCACAATTTTCTAATATAATAGTCTATTTATttgatcattatcataaaattCAACTGTTTTAGGCCTATAGTTATTCGTTCCCTCGTGAAGAGAAGGATATTTGAAAGTTATTCTAAAATTATAATCTTAGTTTTATAATATGTGTACTTACTTATTCTACATAAAACAACACCTAATcttaaaattataattcttcGACGTATTTATCTGCATCTGAATTCACCTCTTAGATGGGGATAAAACAGCATCTAATTTAAAAAGATACAAGGTGCGATTTTCAAAATTAAGTGAGATTAAATTTATACtttatttagttaaaatataaatttagcCTAAAATTAGTAATACATTCatttaaacaaaatataaattattcCCAAATTAAGTCCGAAATATCCCAAACCAAACAACCTCTTAAAAGTTTGGAACAAGCTAAGTCAAATAGTGGTACTTCGTGTTAAATTATGCGATTTTTAAGATTAATGAGATTGAATTTATACtttatttagttaaaatataaatttagcCTAAAATTAATGATACCTTCatttaaacaaaatataaatttaatcctAAATTAATTCTGAAATATCCCAGACCAAACAACCTCttaaaaatttggaacaagCTAAGTCAAATAGTGGTACTTCGCGTTAAATTAAGGAATTAATTGCTCTGATCCAAAGTCATCATGGAAGTTCCATAATTCGACTCCGACCTAAAATGTATAATTGTTAAATGATCTTAAATAACTTTCTAAAAAAAAGCTTAAGAACAATATTGTTAGTAGTTAGGAGACACAAGCATGGAATTATAGTATTAAACACATACGCTGTCTCGCGGTAATTCGAAGTTGTTGGACCATTTCATTGAACAGGTTCAAATACACCTCAAACATCATTCacattattgaaattttattCGAAGGTGTTTggacactaaattttttttaaaaaaacttttgaatgttatgatctaaaataaattaaacgAAATTTTTATTGCTAGAAATTATTTCATTTAGgacaaaataagcattttagagTTACattattactaaatataaaaagatgtcATTTTTTTGGGATAGACTGAAATGAAAAGAGTTGTCacttaaattaactttttttaaaaatattgttaGTAGTTGGGAGACACAAGGATGGAACTCAAATCTAAGGTTGATAGAGTAGTATTAAACACATACACTATCTCACGATATTTTGAAGTTGTTAAACCATTTCGTAAACAGGTTCACATACACCTCAAAAACACCGTTCACATTattgaaattaaagaaaaacagATTGTGCTTAGTTTACAgtaataaaatgagaaattttaaCTATATGAACCGCCAGTGCCATAGCCCGTGCTAGCCCCACCACCAACATGTGTATTATGTGCAGCAGAAGCTCTCTGAGTTCCAGTAGCAGTTCCAATAGGATGAGATTGTGCCACACCTTCTACCACCTGTCCTGCTGGTTGGCCACTACCATGACCTGGTAACAAAGGCGAATTTACATATAAAATTTGAGTCACGTGAATACAGGGTCACTCGACTAAACTCGATATATTGtgtttataattttaaaaatatatctaatattaactgaaaGAATACATAGTCAAACCAGGTCAAGTGGAGCACTGGTTAGGGGTTGTATTTATTTCCTTTAGGTCTTGGGATAGAACCCAAGTTCCTGCACGTTTTTACTTTCTAAAGCTGCCATTCAACTTCCTTTTTGTATTATTCTaaatccttttattttctaaagctgCCATTCAACTTCCTTTTTGTATTATTCTAAATCCTTTTCTTCTATAATTCTAATTATCCAAACgcttttattttctaaagctgccattcaacttcctttttatattattctaaatcttttttcttctataattctaattctaattatccaaaagtaaaaaatgtgtttcttttttatgtTACATCTAATGATCCCCTATTTCTAATTACTCAAGTCTCAAAAgacaaaagaaatcaaaaaaatcCCATAGCTAATGATGAACCCATCTTCTTAAAATTCTGGATTCGCCATTACCTGGTAACGCTGACATTTGATGTGCACCAGTTGGATGCCCAGTGGCTCCAGTAGTTGAGTAGGAATATGTCTTGCCAGTGGTAGAGTAGCCTTGCCGAGCTGTTGCATTCTCCTCTCGAGCTTCTTGCTTCTTCATCTCTGCTTCgttcattctttcttctttcttttcagtTGCCATCTCTTTCTCAGTTGGGTTGTTTGCTGTCATCCTCTCCATCTGTTTGGACATTagaatatttcaaaataagaaGGCTAAACTTGACTTAGACTGCTCTCTCCGTTTCTATATGGTGCCATTGTTATGTTGGCATAATCTGACCACAACAATTTCTAAACTTATGATCTTAAGTAacagtagttttttttttttttttttttttttttgttgttaataATTTGGACCTTGTGACCGTAAACATATTGTGTGGCTACAAAAGCCACTCgctaaaatgaaaatttaaagtgaaattatttttaaatttaaaatatgtcaattcttttttttttttgatagaaaattagaaaaatatataaggaAATACTTCCTTTTGAAAGAAACTACAGTAGATGAATAACAAGTATATTTGAAAGAGAAAACCTGAAGTGCAATGCTAGATTTTACTTTATTCCGCTTCCAAATGAAAATTACTAAAGATATAGGAGGTACAAATCAAACCGCTAGAACAAAAACTATGAAGACAAATGATTATCATTATTCATCTATACACTATATGGCAGGTGAAATATCTTATGATAAACGAATCATACACTTctcaattaaaaagaaaaaaagatggaaAACCTTTTCTTGGGCAACAACTTTGGTTTTTTCCATGCCAGACTTTGCCGACGCAGCAATATTTGATGCGGTTTCCTTCATGGCCTGCATTTTCACTCTCTTTCACTGCTACCTTCTTTCTTGAACCCCTTTGTTTAATCTTCGTTTCGTTTCTATCATCAAATGCAAAAGTGCTATAAATAGATTTGCCCACAGGGACTAATGAGATGAGACGTGTCACTTTATTGCCAAGTTTTTTCACATTCCCAACACCTGTCCAAACACATGTCAGCTTCCTAGCTCGTAATACAAACAGACTGTCTTAGGTTCTTCTTTTAGGTTTTGGATAAGatctttgtttcttcttttctttcaacaTTTTGGAATTActtgctttttatttttctgtgaGATTTTCGTTCTAAGGgacattttatatatttggtatataatgaAACGTGTCCCATCCTAGAAACTCAACACACATGCACTCCCTCTGAAACGTGTCCCATCCTAgaaaatttgtttcttgacTGCTGCAACCTCTTATGTCTTCTTtatacagatttttttttttttgtttttgtttttgtttttgtgtttcAAGGTAAGGCTTTTGCTTCAATTGTTAATGGGGTGGATCATCAGCCAAATAAAAAATGGTGTGCCACGGTCAACGATACCCAATGATCAGAATATTCAAATGATTGCTGTTAATCCTCAGAAAACCAGTGTCCAGCATAATCCTCAAATGGGTGTTTTTCAACAGCAAAATCCAAGCATCAACGGCAACGGAGTGATGGGTCAGCATAATTTTAAGGAAATGAAGGGTGTGGATTTGAGAAGAAATGGAGGTGAGGGATTTGGAGGACATGTTCACCAAATTGAACCCTTCACTTTCCAGCAACCATGGAGTAGTGACATCAGGCGGAGGCACATGCGGTTGACACCCTTCGCTGAAaaatctatatatctatattatataaATGACGCGACTCTCCGTAGGGatttaaatttatctttttcctcatttattttatatattaatttagtaaaaaaaaaatgccaaaagACACCCATTTAAAAAATGGACCGTTTCGCCTCATTAAGGAAGCAATGCATCCGGTCCGTTTGCTATTTTCAGATTTCCCTCTTCCTAATTCCCGTGTAACTGCCAACTTACTGCTCCAtttaacattcatttccaagTGAAAGCAACTTTTGTCCATCTCTCCTCAAAATTCAGGAGACACATGTTCCTTCATGTCACTCTCTTCTTAACATCTTCGCATATACACCTGTATggttattttttatacatatatcattgTATTCACGAATTGAAATTGCTGCCAATTAATTTAGGTTTGAAATGGAGATTAGCTTTGTAATATTTGCCTCTCTAAGTCACACTTCAATCTTCAAGGTTGTTGATTACCATTACATGCGtgataccaacaacaacaactatagtTGGAAAACACTGCATAGTTGTTCGCACACCTTACCCCCAATATAGGAGGCAAATGTTTTAACACTcgcttaaaagaaaataaggaaaacaagggaaacaagggaaaagagtcagatacggacaagcaaatcaaaaccatgtgaaaatgagaaatagcaAGAGTCAGATACGGACAAGCAAATAAAAAACATGCGTGATACCATTTTAATTTTCATGTACTCTTTATTTCTTACTCCTAAATCTTAAATTGAAATTTGTTACTCTTTATTTCTCTCtttaaaataagaagaaaaaggattaAATGAAATCTAAAGACATGACTTTTATAATTTGTTAGGGCCTTCAAAAGGACAGTGTGTAGCGAACTCTTGCAAATTGATGGAACCACCGCGGTTAGCGTCAACCTCTAGCATCATCGTCGTTTTGGTGAAGGAGTCTCTCTATATATGCGCgagaatgaagaaaaaataagattCGTTTAAGCGTTTGATAGAATTTTGGAACGACACATTTCTcccattttccttatttattgAGTGGGAGTTAAAACCTTATCAATCtttatgtttttccttttttcttcaaaaattgtgGTTTTAGGCGTCAGACGGTGGCTATGTATATCTGTTACCAAAAGAATTGTAGGTGGTTGAATGACGGAACTGGGGTATTTGGACGGTGATCAAAGATGAAGAGTGGTACTCAATTTCTTGCAGAAACTTAATACATGCCTAATTTATGAACTTCAACATTTAAAAACGGAAATACATAAATTTTCTCTATAAAATAAGTGTAACTTCTATTCCCCCATTGAGAGAAATATTATCCGAGAactttataaaattataaaatgcTAAGCCATGCATTGTATATATGgatttttttcttctgttttACTTCTTCTCTATGTATGTTTTCAAATACatttgattataatttttttcatatatatatatatatatatatatatatatatatatatatatatatatatatatatatatatatttaacctTTTTCCCCATCTTTATCAACTAAATTTACACCAACAAATGTctgaccgcgcgaagcgcggattGATTAACTAGTTACACTATGTAAATGCGTAAACATAACttttttcatgtatatatattatgtgttaCCCATTAATTTCGtcgtatatttacttttttatattttgataccCCTCAATAAAAATTCTAATTCCGCCACTATAACATTCTCTCCAGGTGGAGAACAATTTGGGTTTGATGCTTTCAATTTTCTTGGCGATGGAAATTTCAATAGGAGGGTATCTCTCTAATCGCTtttctctttcctaatttgtcATGTTTTTCATTTAGTAGCTACTGGAAAACACTGCATATGCAAATGTTAggcaaatattttaaaaaaaattcgcaaagcAGAATTTAtaagcgatttttttttttattgaattggggttcgaacccacaaggTATTAGGCGGATGttagaccaccaatttgaaggacaaaaattaaagaccacaccaaatgaaggacaatgcgcgcaaaaaaaaatgattctaAGCCCATATGGAATATACGGACCCAATATTGATCTATtttctttatgtcttttttttttcttccatttttttgcacggattatCCTTAATTAGGCTCATTTGCACGATTTCCATTCAAAGGTTTGcacgatttcccttcaaaggcactagtctttaatttttatccctcaaattggtggtctttaaattttatccttcgctaaaaaaattttgatttcGGGTTCAAACCTCCGCTCagacaaaaattttaaaaaaaaagtttggattGAAATTTTAAACTCTACCTTAAAGTAGAAAATATCctaataggcctaattttggccaaaagttaggccttaagaaagagatttgccttaaggcctaattttgggtaaaagtttgcaaaaaaaataacaaactactgcaattttttttatttttttttattgaggtAAGGGTTCGAACGCGAATCTCGGGATGTtaggtgaagggcaaaaattaaagaccaccaatttgaggggacaaaaattaatgactagtgcctttgaagggtaatacgcacaaaaaaatgattatCCTTCAAAGGCGCCGAtccttaatttttgcccttcgcttaaaaaagtgaccgaaaatatcccgaggttctgggttcaaactcccgctcagtaaaaaaaaataaaaatacaattttGTAAGGTAAGGCTTCGCGAAAATTTTGccttttaaggaaaaatttacCTTAAAAGGCAGCATACGCCTTATAAGACATAATTTTAAGGAAAGTTCTGCCTTAAGGAAAAAGTTGGCTTGCGaaattttgtctttttttaCTCTACtcgaattctacaaaaattaggcccccgaataggcctaatatgaaactctgccttgcgatttttttttcgAGCTGGAGTTCGAACGAAGCCTCTGAATATTTTAggcgaaggtcaaaaattaaggggggaaaaattaaagaccaccccaaataagggcaatcgtgcaaattgcccctttctttttctcttccctTTTCAAGAAAggtttaaaaaacaaataattttgtGCACGAAGTATCTCATGTCTATGCCGCTGGCGCACCTCTCTAACTATTGCCCATTTATTCTGTAATAATCTTTTTAGGAGGGGCAATTTTACATATTTCTATCAAATCCTTCTATTATTAAGTACGACGGGTACCATTTTGATGTGTTGAACGTTCGATGGTACCTTGGACCTGAGCTATGACGAGATCTCCCTTGATCCTTGTATTATGAATATCTATCCTAATGTGAAGGTTAGTGACTCATTCTACACCTTAAATTCATGACCTCATGCGAAGACAATTTTCTCGTTGTgtaagatttttattttttcaagaagATTCTCAATCATAAAATTGGAGTGCCCCTAGTTCAGAGATAAGACTAAAAATTGTACACGGTGAGAGGGTCCACGACACAATGAGTTTGCCCAATAAGAGATGGATGTAATCAACTACTTCCGTAAAGAGCAGCCATATATATGAATGTAGGTCCATATCACCATATATCACGATCCCATACAAGCATCCAATGAAATATGTTGAACAAATTACACTCAAAGTTGTACTAGTACAACTTCTACTTGCACTTTTGATAATTGTGTTTCACGCAAAACAATTACTAATAGCTTAGATTTTTATTTAACCATCAGTCGATCAAAATTTACTCACTTGACTAATCGAAGTCGTATTGAATAGACCCACTCAAGAGCGAAAGTGTTccttatttaaatatttttagggtccgtatccaaaactttagatgaaaaatgaaggaataACAATAAGTTCAAATCCATGAATAGTTGTGCCTTAGGTTTAATATGATCTCTAAGGAACAATCTAGTGGTTACCTCCAAATTAAAGGATGATGGTAGGAATCTCTCCATCCTCAATCATAAAtggggagtttgattttgggAATGGAGAACTTTATGGTAGCAGGGCTTTACTCCCTTAGTTTACGAAACATGAATCTGAATTAGTTACGTTGGGCTAGTAAACTTCGAATATTGACGCTTTACTCCCTTAGTTAATTTGTGAAACGTGAATCCGAATTAATGGGGCGAGTAAACTTAGAATACTGGACGGTTAAAAGACAATCTAATTGGTCAAGGGAATAATAATCTGTTGACCAATGACATCTTTCTTATTCTTGTTCATTATGTGAAACATAGAGATTTTGGACTGTAGAAAGAGAAGATTGTTGAGGGAGTTAGCATTTTATGAGATTCTTTGTTTACCATAAACAAAAGATATACAAAAGTTAGAAGATTAGCATATCTCTATCTAATCAGCAAGAGATCTTATTCCCAAAATCTCTAAACAAACAATAAACAAAAGTTATAATTAGAAGAATTAGCATATCTTTATCTAATCAGCAAGAGATCTTATTCCCAAAATCTCTAAGCCCTCCACCTAAATAAAGacattttactttatttgactTCTCATCTAGTATCTGATACTCGTTTTAAGGCTAGACTAATTTAAATTCACGCCGAAAATTTTCATATTAgaagttaaaacaattcttatcaAAATCGATTTCATTCACAGAGCTCAAACCCGAGACTTCTAATTAAAGAGATAAATACTTGTTATCCTATAATATGAAGCTTGCTACTATGTACTACACTATTATAGGTATATAAGTCACAAGATAATATTCAAAGGGCGTCTCTTCTATCTTTGTGCTTCAAATATCTGTCCCTTCCAGTGTTCTTTTTCAGAATCCCTGCACATTCAATAATGCAGTGTAATGTTCAGTCTGCCGCACCCAAAAGTCAGAAAATGAAGTAATACAAATTGACCAGCTAGACAATTGAACTAGAAActgcttttaaaataaaaaataaaataaaaaatcgaaaCAAGTGACATAGTATTATTTTCACGTGAATGAACAGTAGTTCACATGAGATAAAATCAGTACGTACTTGTCAAATACAGAACAAATGTTGAAAGACTCGAAAAACGGAACTCCaagaatcaaaagaaattaaaaaacaatataagaacaaaaatggaattagttaaatttaagaatattttttacACTATAGGAGATCAGGATTTAAACTCGGTGTGttcaaaactaaaattttaacaCTAAATTCATTGGTTCAATAACTCCTTCCAAGACTTAAACGACGCAAAATATCCAGATCTGTAAAGAAGAAGGGTTGGTGGGGGAATCTTGGAAAGTCAGTCAGGTGTCCTCATTcaaacaattttcaaattttagtgAATCTTTACATATTGTGTATATTAATATTTCGTATCAAAAATACTATATTTGGAACTCATAGAGCATATGTTTGCACCAGCTTAAACTATCATTGTAATTTGACTTTGTTGTAGCCATGGCGGAGCCCAGTTTGGCAGTTTTCCACtaaagagattaaaaaaaataaaagagtaaacaatttaaaaggattcaaaatctattatatatataaataattttgtatatGTAGTGTAATTTTTACTGATGAAGGGTTTCGAAACCCCTTACATGTCCAAACTCTGCCACTGGTTATTAAAAATCTACCTTATTTTTAAGgtaaaataataaacaacaacaataactatttCTTAGTCCCAAACAAGTCGAAAACAACTATTTTCAGGTATAGATAATAGCCAAAAATAGAGCAAAAGAGAGTAGCCAAGAATTTTACCATCTGGATTACAATGTGGTGGATCTTCAAAAAGGGAAAGAGAAAGTTGTTTATGAGCCAATCCAATATCAAAAAGTATAATCCCAgaatttatatcatcaacaacaattcctTTAACTGGTAGCCACACAAAAAGTTCTTCTTGTGAAAGTCCATGAACACCATTAAGACAACCATAAGTAAGATTAGCCTTAAAATAACTCTCATAAAAGGCCATTGTATCAAGTTTTGTCAAACAAGGCCCATCTAAATAAACTTCAAGAAGGCCATTACTTGATGAGTAGTTGTAAGATTTTACTTCTTTTGGGAGGAGACCAGATGGTAAGCCTTTGGATTTAAGGAGATCATGAATGGACATTGGTGAAGAAAGTGCTAAAGAGaggaacaagaagaagaagagtaaaAGAAgtggaaattgatgatgatattgtaggAAAGCCATGAATGAAGGAAATTTTGACAGACAGAAAGAGAgaggatgtttttttttttttggttttgataTCCTTTATGGAGTTGGAGTTAGGTGTGTAGCAGTGTAGGAGGGGTTTAAGGGGGCAAAAATTTATCTAAAATTTATCGGTATTGGTTGTTTATATTAGATCGAATGAATATAAGACATATGTCTTGTATTAGGGTGAGCTGTCTACGTCATGCTCTTTACATGCAGTTTTTTTTTGGATCTTATTAATGTGGGATGCTTTGTGCATCGAACCACCCTTAATATTAGATATGATTAAGCAGGGGTGGAGTCTCAGTGATTGTTACATATTCGACAGAATCCATTAACTTTGGTTGCATTCTGTATTTGTATTGGTAAGTTAATTCAATAGGTAAAATAATATATCCAAAAATTAATAAGCAAACGAATTATgatccaaaactcataaactaaaaattataattacacctattaactaaatgatatgtattttaacttttaacttttttcaaaattaattatctAATTAGATATAAACACTCGATactaataaatatttaaagtatGATTTGAGGGAATGAAGGAGGGAGTTTTGGGGATATACAGAAAGACTGTTTTAAACAAGAGAGATGAAGAGTGAATTAATATTTAATAGGTTGGCTTTAGTGGTAGGGACAAAGGACATATGATTGATTGACttcatttctcattctttcatgtttccattactaatatttcttctttcacGAGATACTTGTTTCTTTTTCTACCTTTCAAAATGTTgatctttctttttaaacaaaatacCAACATAACCCCTTTAAGCTGGCACAATATGTCAGTTGGATGCTTTAATTAACCTAATTAATAGGCGTTTAAATGTGAGTTGGtcgatattaaaaaaaaaaaaaagtatttgaaatttagttgaaataaagtaattgaaaattgaaattgtgcttggatacgaaaaaaaaaattaaagttttttgagtgaaaacttgaaaaactcTTAAAatgtgtttttcaaatttcaaattccatatttcaagtttgaaattGAAATAATGAGTCAATTTAATAAACATTCACTTATTTAAAATAatctttaaatattattttagattttaaaataaatctaTCGACAAAGGGGTCTTAGTGACCACTTGAACATCTCTAGCTACTCGACAGTAATATGTTGCGTATACATTAAACCAAGCATGTGAAGCACACTCATCTGTGACATGTCAAACCAACAAATCAATGAATGATACATTAGTGGTAATATCAAATTTGTGTCACAATATAATACTTTATgacaattattattttttaattagagaAGCTGAAAAATGATTTAGTCGTAAGTTTTGCATAGGCGGGGCGTCGTTAGAATTTCTTGTGTTATCATTATTGGTATTATTATGTCATTATTTTGTTGTCAATAGCAATTTTATTAACTGTTTGTCTACACTTTACATAACGTCAAATAGAGgaaagagcaagaaaaacaaTAGATTTTGTAAATCCAAAAGCGTCTCAGCAGTTTCTTCTGTCTTATTCTTGTGGATTCATTCAATCTGATATGATGCTCCATActtgattaattattattttctaaattaccaattaatattttattaagatatttatttgtaattatCTATTAAGTGATTTGATGATGTAAAGATTTTCTTATATCATACGGGAGGGCATATACTTTAAACTCATCCTCATCAGGTTTTAAATAACTACAAATATCTTCCGTATTTACCAAAATAAAACTATATAGTTGGTCATTTTATACACTATTACATTGTATTGTTTGAGGGcttgatcaacaacaacaacatactcaataTAATCTCATCAAGTTGGTaggagagggtagagtgtacgcaaaccttattCCTACCTTGTCAAGATAAGGatgctgtttccgatagaccctcggctcaagaatattctttaatatttgcccttcAAATAGGCTAGTCTTTAGTTTTTGCCATGGAAAATCGAATTTATGATTATTGGGGCATGAGTTCTTTAGAAAATGAAGTCATGTCAAGGCATAAcatatgagatattatgatagaaaatataaacttatgtccTACAACTTTTTTTGGTTACAAGGGacataaattaaagaccaacacaaaataaggccaaaagtgcaaatgctcccattttgtgttggtctttaattttgcccttcaaatggggtggtttttaatttttatcctttaaaATCGAACTTACGCATCATAATATGCACAAGTTAAGTCAACTCCTTTAAAGAAGTTATACCCCACGagacataagttcgattttgaaggattaaaatttttaaacattttgttttttgtgcggattgtccttcaaaggcactcgTCCTTAAGACAGTTTTGCAAATTCTGTCAGTAGAATTTGCAAAGGCCtagagaaaaaattaaagaccaccgatttgagagacaaaaattaaagaccacccctagcgaaggccaatcctgcaaattgccccatttgaagggcaaaaacaTGTGGGCTCCCATTGGATTTAAATAGTGGGCCCAAGTTAGGTTGGATGGGTCCACCAAATAAGTAgcccaaaatacaaaaattgattccaaatttatttttcttcttctccctcGATCCAATCACCGAACCAACCAT
This window harbors:
- the LOC132053206 gene encoding late embryogenesis abundant protein 46-like, which produces MQAMKETASNIAASAKSGMEKTKVVAQEKMERMTANNPTEKEMATEKKEERMNEAEMKKQEAREENATARQGYSTTGKTYSYSTTGATGHPTGAHQMSALPGHGSGQPAGQVVEGVAQSHPIGTATGTQRASAAHNTHVGGGASTGYGTGGSYS
- the LOC132053209 gene encoding uncharacterized protein LOC132053209, producing the protein MAFLQYHHQFPLLLLFFFLFLSLALSSPMSIHDLLKSKGLPSGLLPKEVKSYNYSSSNGLLEVYLDGPCLTKLDTMAFYESYFKANLTYGCLNGVHGLSQEELFVWLPVKGIVVDDINSGIILFDIGLAHKQLSLSLFEDPPHCNPDGILKKNTGRDRYLKHKDRRDAL